The following is a genomic window from Bosea sp. RAC05.
CGTCAGCGAGGCCGAGGCGCGCGCGCGCTACGAGGAGGTGAAGGCCCAGCGCTTCACCACACCCGAGACGCGCACCATCCAGCAGATCGTCTTCCCCAACGCCGAGGAGGCGCAGGCCGCCCGCGCCCGCATCGAGGCCGGCGAGAGCTTCGATGCCGTCGCGGCCGCGCGCAACATCGCCCCGGCCGAGCTGACGCTTGGCAGCTTCACCCGCACCCAGGTCTTCGACCCGGCCGTCCGCGACGCCGCCTTCGCGCTGCCGGAGGGCACGGTCAGCGCGCCCGTCGCCAGCGCCTTCGGCCCGGTGCTGCTGCGCGTGACCGCGATCGCTCCCGAGGCGGTGCGCGCCTTCGAGCAGGTCGCGGCGGAGATGCGCAGCGACGTCGCCACGCGCCGCGCCGCGAGCCGCATCACCGAGATCCATGACAAGATCGAGGACCAGCGCGCCGCCGCCAAGCCGCTGGCCGAGATCGCGAGGGAGTTCAACCTGGCGCTGCGCAGCGTCGGGCCGGTCGATGCCGCGCTCCGCCGCCCGGACGGCAGCGCCGAGGCCCCCCTGGCGGGCGGCGACGCCACGATCCAGGGCATCTTCCGCTCCGAGCCGGGGGTCGACAACGAGGCGATCCGCCTGCCCCGCGACAGCGGCTATGTCTGGTTCGACGTGAAGAAGATCGATCCCTCGCGCGAGCAGGGCTTCGACGAGGTCAAGGCCCAGGTCGAGACGCAATGGCGCACCGAGGAGGTCGCCACCCGCCTCTCCGCCAAGGCGCGCGAGCTGGTCGAGCGCCTCGATAAGGGCGAGGCCTTCGATGTCGTCGCATCCTCGGCCGGCCTTACGATCGAGCAGGCGGCCGGCCTCGGCCGCCAGGAGCAGCGCCCCGACCTGCCGACCAACGTCGTCAGCCTGATCTTCGGTACGCCGGCCGGCAAGAGCGCCTCGGCATCCGTCGCCAATGGCGGTCGCATCCTGTTCAAGGTCGATGCCGCCACCGTGCCGAGCTATGCCCGCACGACGCAGGAGGCGGAGAATTTCGCCCGCACCCTCGGCGCCAGCGTCAGCGAGGACATCCTCGCGCAGTATGTGGCGCAGCGGCAGGCCGAACTCGGCGTTTCGATCAACGAGGCGGCGTTCCGCAACGCCACCGGCGGCAACCAGAACTGACCATGGCCGAGGCGCAGGGTCCCGACGCGTTCGCCGCCGCCTATGAGGCCGGCACCCCGCAGGTCCTGCGGCAGGTGCTGGTCGGCGATTGCGAGACGCCCGTCGCCGCCTTCCTGAAGCTGCGCCACGCCACGAGGGGGCCGGCCTTCCTGCTCGAATCGGTGGAGGGCGGCGCGGTGCGCGGCCGCTACTCGATGATCGGCCTCGAGCCCGACCTGATCTGGCGCTGCCACCGTGGCGAGGCCGCGCTCTGCCGCCCGGCGCTCGGCGAGGCCTTCCTTCCCGATCCCCGCCCGGCCTTCGAGAGCCTGCGGGCGCTGCTCGACGAAAGCGCGATCCCGCAGACAGAGGCTCTGGCCGGCGGCGACCTGCCGCCGATGGCGGCCGGCGTCTTCGGCTATCTCGGCTACGACATGGTCCGGCTGATGGAGCGCCTGCCGGAGCCCAAGGACACCGGAACCGGCGTGCCCGACGCCATCCTGACCCGGCCGACACTGATGGTCGTGTTCGATTCGGTGCGCGACGAGATCCATGTCGTGACGCCGGTGCGCCACCAGCCCGGCGTCTCGGCCCGCGCCGCCCATGAGCGGGCGCTGGAGCGGCTGTATGCCGTGGTGCGCGCATTGGAGGGCCCCCTGCCCCCGGATGCGGCGATCGACATCGCCGCCCTGCCGGAGCCGGCGATCGTCTCCAACACCACCGAGGCGCAGTTCCACGCGATGGTCGCGACCGCGCAGGACTACATCCGCGCCGGCGACATCTTCCAGGTCGTGCTCTCGCAGCGCTTCGAGGCGCCGTTCCAGCTGCCGCCGTTTGCGCTCTACCGGGCGCTGCGCCGCGTCAATCCGGCACCGTTCCTGTGCTATCTCGACTTCGCCGATTTCCAGATCGTCTGCTCGAGCCCCGAGATCCTGGTGCGGCTGCGCGACGACACGGTCACGATCCGGCCGATCGCCGGCACGCGCCGCCGCGGCGCCACCCCGGCCGAGGACGAGGCCCTCGCCCAGGAGCTGCTGGCCGACCCGAAGGAACGGGCCGAGCACCTGATGCTGCTCGATCTCGGGCGCAACGATGTCGGGCGCGTCGCGCAGATCGGCTCGGTGAAGGTCACCGATTCCTTCTTCATCGAGCGCTACAGCCAGGTCATGCACATCGTCTCCAATGTCGAGGGGACGATCGACCCGCGCCATGACGCGCTCTCGGCGCTCGCGGCGGGCTTCCCCGCCGGCACCGTCTCGGGGGCCCCGAAGGTGCGCGCCATGGAGGTCATCGACGAGCTCGAGCGCGATGCGCGCGGCGCCTATGGCGGCTGCATCGGCTATTTCGGCGCCAATGGCGAGATGGACACCTGCATCGTGCTGCGCACGGCCGTGGTCAAGGACGGCCGCATGCATGTCCAGGCCGGCGCCGGCATCGTCTACGATTCGAACCCCGCCTCCGAGCAGGCCGAATGCGTCAACAAGGCCAAGGCGCTGTTCCGGGCCGCCGAGGAGGCGATCCGCTTCGCCGCGCGGGCCGGGCGGGGCCAGTAGGCACGCGGGCGACGCCCCGCACGCACCGCCGAAGCGGGGCCGCGCCGGTCAGTGCGCCTTGCCGGTCGTCGACACCGTCATCCGGTCGACCCAGGCGATGCCGATCGCCGACAGGATGAAGATCGTGTGGATCGCCGTCTGCAGGATGATGCCGGTCTCGGTGTATTCGGTGGACCGGTTGGCGCTGCCGATGTTGCCGGCCTCGATGAAGGTCCGCAGCAGATGGATCGACGAGATGCCGATGATCGCCATGGCGAGCTTGATCTTGAGCACGCTGGCATTGACGTGGCTGAGCCATTCCGGCTGGTCGGGATGGCCCTGGAGATTGAGCCGCGAGACGAAGGTCTCGTAGCCGCCGACGATGACCATCACCAGCAGGTTCGAGATCATCACCACGTCGATCAGCCCCAGCACCACGAGCATGATCTGCTGCTCGCTGAACGAGGTCGCATGCTGGACCAGATGCACCAGCTCCTTCAGGAACTTGAACACGTAGACGCACTGCGCCACGATCAGCCCGAGATAGAGCGGCAGCTGCAGCCAGCGCGAACCGAAGATGATCCGCGACATCAGGCTGAGCGGTGCAGGCGCGAGGGCCGTCTTCTGAGGAGGGGTTTCGCCAGCGTGCGCCATGGTCGGCCTCGGATCCTGGGAACGGATGATGCAGTGCAAAATCGAGCGCTGCGATATGGAACGCAATGCCGGGGCGTGCAAGCGTCGTCCGTACTGTCACGATCATCGCTCTACAGGGCGACCCACGACGAAATTTTGACGCGATCCCGTGTCACGCTTTCAAGGAAAGAGTGTCGCCGTTACGCTCATTGACCTTCGGAGGACGCGAAAGCTTCCTCTCGCTCCGGAAGAGAGGATCCGCCCATGATCAAGACCTTCACCCTCGCAGCCGCCCTTGTCGGCACGGCCCTGCTCGCGGCCCCGGCCTCCGCCGCCCCGGTCGGTGCGGCGGCCGGCCTCGCCACCGCGGGCGCGACGACCGATCTCGTCGAGACCGTCCAGTATCGCGGCTACGGCTATGGGCCGCGCTACGGCTACGGCCCGCGCTATGGCTATCGCGGCGGCTATTACCGCGGCGGTCGCGGAGCGGCCGTCGGCGCCGGCATCGCCGCGGGCGTGATCGGCGGTGCCCTGGCGGCCGGGGCGCTGGCCGCCCCGCGCTATGTGGCGCCGGCCCCGGTTTATGTCGCGCCGCCTTCAGTCTATGTCGAGCCGGCGCCGGTCTACGGGGCGCCCTTGCGCGCCTATGGCTACAGCCCGAGCGATGTCGACGCCGTCGCCTATTGCTCGCGCCGCTTCCGCTCCTACGATCCCGAGACCGGCACCTACATCGCCAAGGGCGGCGTGGTGCGCGCCTGCCCCTGACGCCGCCTGACGCGCGGACCTCCCAAGCCTCCCCGCAGCGCTGCGGGGAGGCTTTTGTTTGTGCGGATCGACGAGGCTAGGGTGGAGCGGCATCGGAGCCGCCCCGCATGATCCCAGCCCTCACCCTGCTTCTCGCCTGCCAGCTCGTCGGCGAGGCCCTGGCCCGCCTCTTCGCCCTGCCGGTTCCGGGCCCCGTCATCGGCATGGCGCTGCTGTTCCTCGGCCTGCGGCTGCGCCCGGCGGCGGCGCTGGACGGCACCCCGCTGGCGGCCGTGGCAGGCGTCCTCCTGGCCCATCTGTCGCTGCTCTTCGTGCCGGCCGGCACCGGCATCGTGCGCCACGCGGCGTCGCTGGCGGCCCATGGACCCGGGCTGATCGTGGCGCTCACCCTCTCCACGGCGCTGACGCTCGCCGTCACCGCCTTCGTCTTCGTCAAGGTCGCGGCACTGGTCGGCAGCCGGGCGGAGCCGGAGTCGTGATCGCGCCCGATCTGGCCCGCGTCGAGACGCTCTGGGTCTATCTCGCCACCGATCCGCTGCTCTGGCTGACCGTGACGCTCATCGCCTATGTCGTCGCGGACCGGATCTCCGCCCGCTTCGGGCGCCACCCGCTCGCCAACCCCGTGCTGATCGCCGTCGCCCTGCTGGCCGCGATCCTGACGGCGACGCGCACGCCCTTCGAGACCTATTTCCAGGGCGCGCAGTTCGTGCATTTCCTGCTCGGCCCAGCGACCGTCGCGCTCGCCCTGCCGCTGCACCGGCACTGGCCGCTGGTGCGCAAGGCGGTGCTGCCGATCCTGGCGGCGCTCTTCGCCGGCGCCGTGACCGCCGTGGTCAGCGCCGTCGGCATCGCGGCCGCCTTCGGCGTCCCGCATCCGATCCTGGCCTCGCTCGCGCCGAAATCGGTCACGGCGGCGATCGCCATGGGCATCGCCCGCGAGATCGGCGGCGAGCCCTCGCTCACCGCCACGCTGGTGATCGCCACCGGCATTCTCGGCGCGGTGATGGTGACGCCCCTGATGGTCGTGCTCGGCTTCACCGACTGGCGGGCCCGCGGCTTCGCCGCCGGGCTCGCCGCGCATGGCATCGGCACGGCGCGCGCCTTCCAGGTCAATCCTGTGGCCGGCGCCTTCGCCGGCATCGCGATGGGCCTCAACGGGCTTGTCACGGCGGCGCTGGTGCCGCTTATCCTGCGCTTCTTCTGAACCGGAGCCTGCCCGTGCGCATCGCCACCTGGAACGTCAATTCGGTCCGCCAGCGGCTCGGCCACCTGCTGGATTTCCTGAAGGAGGCGCAGCCCGACGCGCTCTGCCTGCAGGAGATCAAATGCATGGACGCCGACTTTCCGCGCCGCGAGATCGAGGAGGCCGGCTGGCAGGTCGAGACGCACGGCCAGAAGACCTTCAACGGCGTCGCGATCCTGTCGCGGGCGAAGCTCGAGGATGTCCGCCGCGGCCTGCCCGGCGACGAGGCCGACGAACAGGCGCGCTATCTCGAGGGCGTGCTGCCGATGGGCAGCGGCGTCGTCCGGCTGGCCTCGATCTACCTGCCCAACGGCAACCCGCCCAACACCGAGAAATATCCCTACAAGCTCGGCTGGATGAAGCGCCTCACCGCCCATACGCGGATGCTGCTGGCCCATGAGGAGCCGCTGGTGCTGGCCGGCGACTACAACGTCATCCCCGAGCCGCGCGACGCGCGCGATCCCGCCGCCTGGGTCTCGGACGCGCTCTTCCTGCCGCAGACGCGCACCGCCTTCCGCGGCCTGCTCGCTCTCGGCCTGACCGAGGCCCTGCGCGCCACCACGGACGACGCCGGCCTCTACACCTTCTGGGACTATCAGGCCGGCGCCTGGCAGCGGAACAACGGCATCCGCATCGACCATCTCCTGCTCTCGCCCCAGGCCGCCGACCGGCTCGCGGGCGTGCAGATCGCCAAGCATGTCCGCGGCTGGGAGAAGCCGTCGGACCATGTGCCGGTGATGGTGGAGTTGAGAGCCGCGTAAAGCCGTCCCGTCATTGCGAGCGCAGTGAAGCAATCCAGCAGGACGTCGAGCCCGCGGCCCCTCGATAGCTTCGCTGCGCTCGCAATGACGACGAGCGGCTTAC
Proteins encoded in this region:
- a CDS encoding peptidylprolyl isomerase codes for the protein MMMQGIRKAGQSFLGKLVIFVLFGFLIFSFAIWGIGDIFQGYGRNSVARVGKAEIGLEQMRTAFQNDIQQLTRQQRRQITPEMARALGLDRQALSRLVTASVLDQTARSMRLAVSDDTIRTLIFEDPNFRDASGNFSAPRFNDLLRSNGFTEQSYVREQRETILRQQIGEMVVGAVGAPVALQELGHRLRNERRDVTFARLAPGLAGEIPAPTEAQLKTFFDERKGAFRAPERRTADILALSAETLADAAAVSEAEARARYEEVKAQRFTTPETRTIQQIVFPNAEEAQAARARIEAGESFDAVAAARNIAPAELTLGSFTRTQVFDPAVRDAAFALPEGTVSAPVASAFGPVLLRVTAIAPEAVRAFEQVAAEMRSDVATRRAASRITEIHDKIEDQRAAAKPLAEIAREFNLALRSVGPVDAALRRPDGSAEAPLAGGDATIQGIFRSEPGVDNEAIRLPRDSGYVWFDVKKIDPSREQGFDEVKAQVETQWRTEEVATRLSAKARELVERLDKGEAFDVVASSAGLTIEQAAGLGRQEQRPDLPTNVVSLIFGTPAGKSASASVANGGRILFKVDAATVPSYARTTQEAENFARTLGASVSEDILAQYVAQRQAELGVSINEAAFRNATGGNQN
- the trpE gene encoding anthranilate synthase component I, whose product is MAEAQGPDAFAAAYEAGTPQVLRQVLVGDCETPVAAFLKLRHATRGPAFLLESVEGGAVRGRYSMIGLEPDLIWRCHRGEAALCRPALGEAFLPDPRPAFESLRALLDESAIPQTEALAGGDLPPMAAGVFGYLGYDMVRLMERLPEPKDTGTGVPDAILTRPTLMVVFDSVRDEIHVVTPVRHQPGVSARAAHERALERLYAVVRALEGPLPPDAAIDIAALPEPAIVSNTTEAQFHAMVATAQDYIRAGDIFQVVLSQRFEAPFQLPPFALYRALRRVNPAPFLCYLDFADFQIVCSSPEILVRLRDDTVTIRPIAGTRRRGATPAEDEALAQELLADPKERAEHLMLLDLGRNDVGRVAQIGSVKVTDSFFIERYSQVMHIVSNVEGTIDPRHDALSALAAGFPAGTVSGAPKVRAMEVIDELERDARGAYGGCIGYFGANGEMDTCIVLRTAVVKDGRMHVQAGAGIVYDSNPASEQAECVNKAKALFRAAEEAIRFAARAGRGQ
- a CDS encoding TIGR00645 family protein — translated: MAHAGETPPQKTALAPAPLSLMSRIIFGSRWLQLPLYLGLIVAQCVYVFKFLKELVHLVQHATSFSEQQIMLVVLGLIDVVMISNLLVMVIVGGYETFVSRLNLQGHPDQPEWLSHVNASVLKIKLAMAIIGISSIHLLRTFIEAGNIGSANRSTEYTETGIILQTAIHTIFILSAIGIAWVDRMTVSTTGKAH
- a CDS encoding BA14K family protein, with the translated sequence MIKTFTLAAALVGTALLAAPASAAPVGAAAGLATAGATTDLVETVQYRGYGYGPRYGYGPRYGYRGGYYRGGRGAAVGAGIAAGVIGGALAAGALAAPRYVAPAPVYVAPPSVYVEPAPVYGAPLRAYGYSPSDVDAVAYCSRRFRSYDPETGTYIAKGGVVRACP
- a CDS encoding CidA/LrgA family protein, with product MIPALTLLLACQLVGEALARLFALPVPGPVIGMALLFLGLRLRPAAALDGTPLAAVAGVLLAHLSLLFVPAGTGIVRHAASLAAHGPGLIVALTLSTALTLAVTAFVFVKVAALVGSRAEPES
- a CDS encoding LrgB family protein, producing MARVETLWVYLATDPLLWLTVTLIAYVVADRISARFGRHPLANPVLIAVALLAAILTATRTPFETYFQGAQFVHFLLGPATVALALPLHRHWPLVRKAVLPILAALFAGAVTAVVSAVGIAAAFGVPHPILASLAPKSVTAAIAMGIAREIGGEPSLTATLVIATGILGAVMVTPLMVVLGFTDWRARGFAAGLAAHGIGTARAFQVNPVAGAFAGIAMGLNGLVTAALVPLILRFF
- the xth gene encoding exodeoxyribonuclease III, producing MPVRIATWNVNSVRQRLGHLLDFLKEAQPDALCLQEIKCMDADFPRREIEEAGWQVETHGQKTFNGVAILSRAKLEDVRRGLPGDEADEQARYLEGVLPMGSGVVRLASIYLPNGNPPNTEKYPYKLGWMKRLTAHTRMLLAHEEPLVLAGDYNVIPEPRDARDPAAWVSDALFLPQTRTAFRGLLALGLTEALRATTDDAGLYTFWDYQAGAWQRNNGIRIDHLLLSPQAADRLAGVQIAKHVRGWEKPSDHVPVMVELRAA